The genomic region AAAATTTAATCAGCAAAGTGATGATGACAATGGTTTAAGCCCTTTTTATCCCACGTTGATGTGACTTGCattttgcctgtgtgtgtgtagggggttAGGGTGTGTGTTCCTATCCAGCCCAGTTAACATTTAGGTCAACTGAGCGGTTGGACTTCACGGGCGGAACACCTGAAAGTCTTGACGTGATGTTGGGCGACACGTAGGCAGACAGAGAGGCGCTGGTCTCTCAAATCAAATAGTCACACAAGAACTACCTTGTCGCTACTTTGCGCACTTCGATTCTCAGGGTGTGGTCAGGAATCTAACCGATGAATTCAGGAGTTTATGCCCGATTCTTTAGTCTTCTACCTGTACTTGGGGTGCGTGATGGCGTAGATGATGGGGTTGTGGATGGCCGAGGCCTTGGCGATGACGGCAGGCACAGAGTTCATGTAGGGCGTCAGCATGTCGGCGTACCTTCACAAAAGAACAAGGATTGCACGCAGGCCGGCCACCGCTTCCCCTCTCTGTTTGTATTCTCAACACATCAGCACGGCAAGCTCGGGTGCTAATGCCTTGGTTTTACCCGGCGAAGGCGGTGAGCGCCACGGTGGAGTACGGCGACCAGGAGACCACGTAGAGCAAAATAACAATCAGTGCGATCTTGGCCATCTTCCACTCGTTCTGCAGCCGCTGGAAGGACTTGGCTGAGTCGCGAGAGGCCACGTGGGTGTGCACCCCGCTGCCGCTCACTTTGCCCACCgccctaaaacacacacacacggttgagcaaaaaatttcttCATTCACCCAAAAAAAGAGTTTTAAATAGAATGAAAGTGAATCACTTGTGATAAATATGGAATTGAATCCAATTGTTGAACAGCAACTCGATGCCAAATTCTGAAGCACGGCTTTGTTGTGCGTAGTAGAGGGAATACATGAGATAAAAAGAGATGGTATTGATAAATCGTTGTGGATAAAATAAGACTTCAAAGGACTgaaaattcattttaattaaaaatttaTTTGGAGGCACATTTTAAGAACAAATAATATTGTTGAATGTATTATATTGGAggtatatttttgaaaaaaaatacaatattaaAAATTATATTAATTTGGGATTTAAAAAAGTGCACATTTGGCCAACTTCTTTGTAATGTGGAAGGaaacccagagaaaacccacgcaggcacgggcaGAACACAAAAACTCCTCACAGGATGGGTGGAGCCGGAATCAAACCCCGCATTTCTGAGGTGTGAGGCCAACGTCCTAACCAGTGCTCCGCCATGTGTTGttctatttgtttttaatcaacAACTGTGGAAAAAGGCCAAACCTGCCAGCCTAAGGATTTTTAGCATTTATAGTGTCAAGTAGTGCAGGGGTCCCCAAGCCCCGGTCCGCGGAACGGTACCGGTCTGCGCGTCAATTGGTATCGGGTCACGAAGCCGcacaggaaaataaataaacacacacacatatatacatatatatacacacacacatatatatatatttttttttttatcgacgatcaattcattctggtcaagacgctcgtcccagtcacgtgacatgttttcccagtcgagcccgcaaagctagcaaaaattagTAAGAATTTatcttgaaaaatataaagaatttgacaattctctcccaattaaATCAAGACAAGTCTTCAAACGTCGTCTTCATAACTGGCTGCAAGAAACCAGGAATGCCTCACTGATGAGGCTTCACCAACGGTCAGGGGTGACAAACGCAcgaaaacacgcacacacatgcgcacgctaGCCCAGTCGAACCCGCgaggcaagcaaaaatgagcaagaaacagagaagtttggaaagcttcttcggaaaggggaaaaaagcccaatgaagagacggaagaagaagaggctatgacttctaagaaaaggaaagctgcatttaaaagaacatttctggagtccaacttaaaatatggatttatcgccacaggtgactgacgcgccaagcccaatctgcataatatgtggcgacaggctagctaacgaggcaatgaagccttcaaaactgcttcggcacatggacacaaagcatcctgcattaaaagacaaaccttaaccacttcgggtgtcattgtctccgattacgcctagatgggaccggctcatttctgagaaacaagctcagggcttttatttttatgtcgtttatacttgtttttatgccagtcgtatcattttatgtcatcgtatttatatatttattataaatgtattgtttacttatttaaatgtattattgatTTATACaaaggccggtccgcaaaaaggttggggaccactgatgtaGTGTCTCGGCGCACTAACTTGTTGGTGTTGCGGACTGCTCTGAAGATGAAGACGTAACAGTAGACGATGACGAGGAGCGGCAGGAAGAAGACAAAGACAAACAGCAGCATGGTGTACGCTCGCACCGACGGCGTGAAGGTCATGTAGTCCCACGTGCAAGACGTCAGGAGCCCCTCAGGCACGTATGCGCCTGCCGCAGGTGcacacacagatgcacacaGGCACGGGTTAAGCACCTCTCAAACATCGAAagatgattaccgtttttttccatgtataatgcgcgcccatgtataataggcaccctaaaaatggcatgttgatgctggaaaaaagcctgtacccatgtataatacgcacccaaattttgactcctacttaagtccgtaaacgtaaaattatttcagaaaaaagatcatctttgggaacaaccggttgttattctgccggtcagtatcattgcgcatgcgctagaaaactcaatagcgaagaaatgtttcggatttgtgaagggtacattgtgacagcaaacgagcgtctgatacaagagcattgtgttcgtatggagcgtgtttgaagtgaacagcagagaagaaagcgcatctgtaatggcggcctccgtatgatatccggattaaaaaaaaaaaatgaaaaatcactTTTTGTTATTTTCCCAGTCTGGTCATTGTCTGATCACTTTTTTGAGTCCATTTTTCCCCACTGCTGTGCTTTGGTCCATTTTGTACTGTTACCTTcatatttctgcatttttctttAGTTTTATCCCCTGCAACATGGTTGTCCATTTTATAAATGGAGGATCTGCAAAGTTGCGCTGGCTCAAACAAGGCAACGTTTGTTGGtccgtgtgcatgcgtgcgtgctcaCTCCATCCGAAGAAGGGTGGCAGGCTCCACCCCAGCGAGTACACCCATGCAGCCGCCAGGATTGCGAGGGCCCGTTCGCACGACAACATGCCGATGGAGGTCAGGGGTCGCGTGATAACAAAGTAGCGGTCCACGGCGATCACCGTCAGCGTGATCATGGAGCAGATCCCAAACAGCGCGCCGCAGAACGCATACAGCTCACACGCTACGGCACACACCAAGACTGAGCTCATGTTACCAAGTTTAAAGAGGCAAGCCAAATACTTTCATTTTCTGCCATGTTTCTGTGTACAGCACTTGTTTGTGGCTTGTGACCAGTCCAGAACACGCATACCTTTCTCGCCAAAGATCCACCTCTTGTGCATACTGCTGGCGAAAAAGACGGGCGCCTGCGTGACGCACATCAGCAGGTCGGTGACGGCCAAGTTGATGATGAATATGTTGGCCGGCGTGCGCAGGCTGCGGCTCCTAAACACACACGCAGAATGGGTATGTGTCACGTGGCGGATCGCAACCACTAGGAGCTGCTGCTACATTAAAAGTATAGCTGACATCATTGCATCCTCGTGACTATATTTGGTTGTATGCTCACCTGCTGAAAGCATAGATGACCAGGAAGTTGCCGAGCAATCCGGTGATGCCGATGGCGAGGATGACGGAGCCGATGGTGTAGTGGGCGTGGTCGGGCACGTCCACCGTGGGGAATGGGTGGGGGGCCCGATGCAGCATCACCGCCTGGAGGACGAGGGCGAGAATAGACCTATATTGGAAATGTTTGACTGAGCAGTGCGTGATTTGGTGGGCAGTCCACCATGAGAAAGCCCACAAAAAAGCCTCAAGAACCATGCTGAAAATTCAAAGAGTCTTGGACATTTTGCTTGCAATCAAACTTGGCCACTTTCATGGGTCCCTCAAAGACCAGCAAGATTTTGTCTCATTGTTATCAAATTGCAAAAGATTCTTATTTCTATTATTTGCTTTGGGCAGAGCATGGCAGCTAAATTGGATGACTCTTGCTAGTGCCCGCAAAGGTTTGAAAGATTTAGGCCACAAAGTCCGTTGTACACAATCGGTTGCCACATCTAGAACAACGAAACAAAAGTCTCAGAAAGCCATGTCACCATCTGCCGGTTGTGTTTGGAGCACTCCCATTTTGCCATTGAGCCGCTGTTGGATGTCATGTAATCACATTAGCATTTGGCACGGCGAGAAACCTATGCGTTAGCCCGTTTGGCTAAGCAGCTGCCAGCAGAATTAATTCATCCTGAGAGAACTGAATGACGAATCTCTCCACCGAGTCGTGCCATTAATTAAACCGCCTGTCTCTTGTCTCCATTTCAGCGGCGTTGAACAAAAATGGAGGTCGGAGAGGGGAGAAGTGCCTTCTCAATTCCATGTCTTCCTGCGGGAATATCTAACCGCtctaagaagaaaaaacaaacgcgGCACTCAGCTCCAGTGTCCGTTTCCCCACATTCCCGCGCGGGAACGTTAAAAGATGAAGTAGATAGgaacttttttaaaaacaaagctGATAGCCGCTCATTGCATGCAAATTCCCTCTTGGACTGATTGCGTatgggtacttttttttttttaacctttgttAAACCAGGAAAATCCACCTTTTGGTAGGAGGTCGTGGCCAACAGGTATGCGGCGTAGTTCCACAATGAACCACACTCCACACATTGAACATAAAGTTACACATTGTCGAGCATTCTTCTGACAAATGAGTGCCCATTTTTTAAGTGCCTGAAAACTCCAGAAGAATTGTTTTTAGGAGCAGTGGCTAATAATTTTagttttgctaatgctaattcaAAGTCTGTTTTCTCTGCATGCGTTTCAATCAATGATGCAAAGTGCAAACTGGGTCATGCTGCAGTTTGATTTTGTAACAATCCCAGCATGCTTGACTTCCATTATCTCCAAGCGCTCAATCCAAAAGTCCTGAAGACATCTGTCTTGATTGACAATGACATCACAAGCTATCACTGCCATTGACAATATTTTGATTCAAACCTTACGAGCAATTCTCTGGGACTTTAGTGACCATTTTCCAGTGGGATCAAATCGTTCATCCAAAGTATGAAGCTGTGACCCTGCATGTGATCCAAGTCTTTCAAGAACGTCCCAGTGTTTCCCAGTCCCAGTTTTTAGCAGGGACAAATCCTTCATATCAATTTGACAGCTGCGACCAGGTCATCATTTGATCCAAGCCTTAAAAGAGCTTCAGGTCTTCCGGTACCACCAGTCATCGAGCGCTGGGAACTTGTTTCAATATTTGTCTCCATATGATTGTGTGTTCCAGTCAGAGTTACTCGAGAGTAAATTGCTGAGTGTTGACGCTGAGGGACAGTtgtgcatgcagcatgcacagtGAAGTAGGTCAGAGAAGTTTCCCTTCCTGTGATCGATAATGTATGTTCTGCAGACCTCGCCCTCGTGCACCGATTGTGTCGATATTTTTGCACATGTCCCAAATATCAAGCCCATGTCAACATGTCAATTCAATCCCAAAACACATATTGGTTAGACCCATGCTGCCTTCAAGACGTTATTAGACGGACATTTTTGAGCGTTCACGCGCACGTTCTCCCACCATGTGAGTTTCATTAACCATGTGTAAAGTTTGTGCCATtaaattctttattttttacagcCGATATAATGACCGACGTCCCGTAAATAACTTCCATTTAATTCATTTGTCCTTGTCCGCTCAGGTGCGACGTCAGAAATCCGGCGAACGTTAAATGACGCTCATTCTCGGTGGAATTTGTAAGCGCAAAGTTAGACTCACCGTCGGCGAGGCTTCGGCGGCGGTCTTTAGCTCGGAGGGCCGGTACGCGTTCACAGGAGAACCGAAGCCGGAGCTGGTGGTCCACTTGGAGGTGCTGTTGCGGGAGATAATGGTGTGGTGCGTGGCGCTCATGGTCTTCCTCTCCTCTCTACCTCCTCTGACTTCTGCAGGCGCCTCCTGCAGTCAACATGTGCAACAGTCAGGTGGCAGCACTTAAGCATTCGTGTGCATTTCCCCAAGAAATTGCATGTGGAGATTTTTGTGAATATTTCATTTCGTGGTCATATCACTAAGAGCAGCTTTGAAGAAGATTTCATGCACGTTTGGTTGAAGTCAACATTACCCGAGGAAGCCAAAGGTGATGACGAGAATCCAAAATGTTCACGTTCCAAATGGTGGAAGTACAAAGTTTTTAGTCTCCAGTTCGCtgacaaaaacaagacaagTCTTCAAACGTTGTCTTCATGACTGGCTACAAGAAACCAGGAATGCCTCACTGATGAGGCTTCACCAACGgtcaggtgcaccttatatgaGGGGTGACAAGCGCACGCTAGcggaagtgggggtgagggtggaGCGTTGAGAGAGGTGGGGGCTATTTATGCAGGTCGCTGTGCGAGCTGGAATCAAACCAAAACAAAGCGAGCGAGActcttaataataattaaaattattatttatttatgtaaggttaaaaaatgaccatgtatagcaagacttttttttttattaaaaaaataaactgtatAAACTAAGGCCTttttaataaagaaaattttttttttttttttttttcatgaagatGCGGCTCGCTGgggcactggctagcacgtccgacGGACGTCGTCCGCCTCATCggaaggtgcgggttcgattccacctccggccctccctgtgtggagtccgtgtgggttttctccgggcactccggtttcctcccacattccaaaaacatgcttggtaggcggATTGAGCACGCCAAAtagcccctaggtgtgagtgcgaatggttgtttgtctctgtgtgccctgcgattggctggcaaccagttcagggtgtcccccgcctactgcccgatgacggctgggataggctccagtacgCCCGCGACTCCcctggggacaaagcggtacagaaaaatggatagatggatttaAACCTCGGTTTCGCGCAACCATAGCgcatcgccgaccgcgcaactgcactgcgCTGGGCGCATTATTGTGAGAGCCGTCGCTGAGATTTAGAAAATTGATGTACTttacaaaatttaagtggaccgcAGAGCTTAATTTGTCCGATCACGctactgcagcgcaccgccgaacgcacaaccgtagcgcgtcgccgaccgcgcaactgtaccgcgctggtcgcattattgcagtgcttctcaattattttctgttacgcccccccctagcaagaagaaaactattcgcgccccccctccccaccgtgactatcctaacttgtcttgtaagtcgtaaaatgttgcactgtcgcaaacgtgacagaagtaacaatgagagcgccactgccccctgctgtagtaaacgcgcaattacactttattct from Syngnathus typhle isolate RoL2023-S1 ecotype Sweden linkage group LG8, RoL_Styp_1.0, whole genome shotgun sequence harbors:
- the opn4a gene encoding melanopsin-A, translating into MSATHHTIISRNSTSKWTTSSGFGSPVNAYRPSELKTAAEASPTAVMLHRAPHPFPTVDVPDHAHYTIGSVILAIGITGLLGNFLVIYAFSRSRSLRTPANIFIINLAVTDLLMCVTQAPVFFASSMHKRWIFGEKACELYAFCGALFGICSMITLTVIAVDRYFVITRPLTSIGMLSCERALAILAAAWVYSLGWSLPPFFGWSAYVPEGLLTSCTWDYMTFTPSVRAYTMLLFVFVFFLPLLVIVYCYVFIFRAVRNTNKAVGKVSGSGVHTHVASRDSAKSFQRLQNEWKMAKIALIVILLYVVSWSPYSTVALTAFAGYADMLTPYMNSVPAVIAKASAIHNPIIYAITHPKYRVALAKYIPYLGTLLCVRPLDLRSASSSFVSTRRSTVTSQTSDISAHFRRAHSKSRLSSASDSESGLTDTEADQSSLNSRPASRQVSCDISGDTAEFSEFKPSSSFKGKMKNHDSGIFERASFDMDISTTGVSERSGIPNQSTDVADIHVSRSALSRIPSIVITSESSPFLPIGRSGSRSARAKATYSSTGVGSG